From the genome of Marinicella rhabdoformis:
CTTGTGCTTGAATTTCCTTCATCTCACCTTCGATGGCAGCGCCTCCTGAACCACCCATCGAACCAAACAGCACCGAACCCAAAGAACGGTTCATCGCTTTGGCCATCAGCTGTGTCAGCATGGTACCCGCGGCACCTACCAACATACCGGCAATGATCATGGCTTCGTTTTGCAGCACATAACCTTCGAAAGAAACCGCCAAACCAGTGAAAGCATTGTAAAGAGAAATCACCACTGGCATGTCCGCGCCACCAATCGGCAAGGTCATCAACACACCAAGCAACAAAGACAGGCCAAAGAACCACCAAATGTATTGCGTACTCAATTCCTGAGTCAAATAGGCACCAATCGCCAATGTAGCCAAAGCCACCAATCCATTAAACACATGTTGGCCTTTAAAGGTATAGCTCTTGTCTATCCAGCCTTGTAATTTACCGAAAGCAATCAAGGAACCACTCAATGATATCCCACCGATAAACACACCAATCGCAGCAAAAGTCATGCTGACACCGGTTAAACAATCATGGGCAGAAACAGCAATACCGGCCTCACAAGCCGACATGTGATCGACACCATTGAACAAAGCCATGGCACCAATAAAGGCCGCTGAACCACCACCCATACCATTATACAAAGCCACCATTTGCGGCATATCGGTCATCGCGACCTTTTTACCACTGACCCAAGCCAAAACAGTTGAAGACACCAAGGCAGCAATAATCAACGGCATGTTGTGCATGTCAGGTGCAAAAAAAGTGGCAACCGTGGCAATCAACATACCCACACCAGCCCATACAATACCGCCTCTTGCGGTACCCGGCGCACTCATGCGACGCAGACCAGTAATAAACAATATCGCCGCC
Proteins encoded in this window:
- a CDS encoding NAD(P)(+) transhydrogenase (Re/Si-specific) subunit beta, which encodes MMELIQEYLPTVVKLSYFLAAILFITGLRRMSAPGTARGGIVWAGVGMLIATVATFFAPDMHNMPLIIAALVSSTVLAWVSGKKVAMTDMPQMVALYNGMGGGSAAFIGAMALFNGVDHMSACEAGIAVSAHDCLTGVSMTFAAIGVFIGGISLSGSLIAFGKLQGWIDKSYTFKGQHVFNGLVALATLAIGAYLTQELSTQYIWWFFGLSLLLGVLMTLPIGGADMPVVISLYNAFTGLAVSFEGYVLQNEAMIIAGMLVGAAGTMLTQLMAKAMNRSLGSVLFGSMGGSGGAAIEGEMKEIQAQDAAIQMAFADRVVIIPGYGMAVAQAQHKLWEMTEMLMERGVDVKFAIHPVAGRMPGHMNVLLAEAGVPYDLIEDMEDINGQFGQTDVALVIGANDVVNPVAKTDPESPIYGMPILNVDEAKNSIVIKRGKGTGFAGIQNALFFAENNKMLYGDAQDAIGKLIQGLKAI